Proteins found in one Vallitalea guaymasensis genomic segment:
- a CDS encoding putative ABC transporter permease: MVDISRLMIYFSIYSFLGWVWETSFVSVCTGKFVNRGFLKGFFIPIYGLGALSVIMVHRIIGDTTNNYILNLFIVVLVSTLVVTTLEFFTGFAMERIFNKKWWDYSDKPFNLKGYICLKFSIGWGVFIFVFLLLLHPNISYYLSGFNEGVIVSMSIIFTVYLITDIVLSTKDVISLREAIRKYAEIPFEKYRMSIIKCRRIFNAFPDLLKLNAGTLKFDVRSILNEGVEKFKTQIVSRFR, from the coding sequence ATGGTTGATATAAGTAGATTGATGATTTACTTTAGTATATATTCTTTTTTGGGATGGGTATGGGAAACCTCTTTTGTTTCAGTATGTACTGGAAAGTTTGTTAATAGAGGTTTCCTAAAAGGTTTCTTCATTCCTATATATGGATTAGGAGCATTGTCTGTAATTATGGTGCATAGGATTATAGGGGATACTACAAATAATTACATATTAAATTTATTTATAGTTGTATTAGTATCCACATTGGTAGTTACAACACTTGAATTCTTCACTGGTTTCGCAATGGAAAGAATATTCAACAAGAAATGGTGGGATTATAGTGATAAACCTTTTAATCTGAAAGGATATATTTGCTTGAAGTTCTCTATTGGTTGGGGAGTATTCATTTTTGTATTTTTATTACTGTTGCATCCTAATATTTCATATTATCTATCAGGTTTTAATGAGGGTGTCATAGTAAGTATGTCAATAATATTTACAGTGTATCTTATAACAGATATAGTATTATCAACTAAAGATGTCATATCACTTAGGGAAGCTATCAGAAAATACGCTGAAATACCATTTGAAAAATATCGTATGAGTATTATAAAATGCAGAAGAATATTTAATGCTTTTCCTGATTTATTAAAATTAAATGCAGGAACACTAAAATTTGACGTAAGGAGTATTCTTAATGAAGGTGTTGAGAAATTCAAGACACAAATCGTTAGTAGATTTAGGTAA
- a CDS encoding TetR/AcrR family transcriptional regulator, giving the protein MMSSKTNQSELILDAAYKCVSEKGYANISLRDIAKEANVALSQLHYYFGSKKKLLQEIIKRMIGKYTTELEKQIKKSQSDKKEISNVFNFIKEALERNPELFKILFDLSSLALRSDSFKLMLSDLFDHLSGVIKECIDESSSIVDEFKDFSSSTLSRLILGSVLGVAFEYTLDSNKNEDILDSLDALSVIFQ; this is encoded by the coding sequence ATGATGAGTAGTAAAACTAATCAGTCAGAATTAATTCTTGATGCGGCGTATAAATGTGTTTCAGAAAAAGGCTATGCCAATATATCATTGAGAGACATAGCAAAAGAAGCTAATGTTGCACTTAGTCAATTACATTATTATTTTGGAAGCAAAAAGAAGTTATTGCAAGAGATAATCAAACGAATGATTGGTAAATATACAACGGAACTAGAAAAACAGATAAAAAAAAGTCAATCAGACAAAAAGGAAATATCGAATGTATTTAACTTCATAAAAGAAGCACTAGAAAGAAATCCTGAACTTTTCAAGATACTGTTCGATTTATCAAGCTTAGCTCTCAGGTCTGATTCGTTTAAACTTATGCTATCTGACCTATTTGACCATTTGTCAGGAGTTATAAAAGAATGTATTGACGAAAGCAGTTCCATAGTAGATGAATTCAAGGATTTTTCTTCCAGTACTTTATCAAGATTGATATTGGGAAGTGTTCTAGGCGTAGCATTTGAATATACTCTGGATTCTAATAAAAATGAAGATATACTTGACTCATTAGATGCTTTATCTGTGATTTTTCAATAG
- a CDS encoding glycosyltransferase, which translates to MITISLCMIVRDESLVLDRCLESICGIVDEIIIVDTGSKDNTKEIAHKYTDKIYDFQWVDNFSKARNYSFSLATKEYILWLDADDIILKEDIAKLKEIKTMLNPTIDVVMMKYNLMIKNGEPTMSFYRERLLKRTRNYKWFSPVHEYIDFRGAKTFTSDVCITHKKEHAKSERNLKILEKQFDNNKELSPRNWFYYARELYYHGKYDKAIIYYEKFLNTEGEYLSNYIDSCIDLSKIYTAKNMPKKSFKTLLRSLEYDLPRAEICCYIGYYYKKNNQYNKAIFYFDLATRLVKPEKRWGFIIHDFWDFIPYTELSICNYKLGNIKQAIINNDIALKYKPKHTVLLNNKKFFNQIISKKNYANVSIQS; encoded by the coding sequence ATGATAACAATTAGTTTATGTATGATTGTGAGAGATGAATCTCTAGTTCTTGACAGATGTTTGGAAAGCATATGTGGTATTGTAGATGAAATTATTATTGTGGATACTGGCTCAAAAGATAATACTAAAGAAATTGCTCATAAATATACAGATAAAATATATGACTTCCAATGGGTTGATAATTTCTCAAAAGCAAGAAATTACTCTTTCTCATTAGCCACTAAAGAATATATTCTCTGGCTAGATGCAGATGATATTATTCTAAAAGAAGATATTGCTAAGTTAAAAGAGATAAAAACGATGTTGAATCCAACCATTGATGTAGTTATGATGAAGTACAATCTTATGATAAAAAATGGTGAACCAACAATGTCCTTCTATAGAGAACGATTATTGAAAAGAACAAGAAATTATAAATGGTTTAGTCCTGTTCATGAATATATAGACTTTAGAGGAGCGAAAACTTTTACTTCGGATGTATGTATTACTCATAAAAAAGAGCATGCAAAATCAGAGAGAAATTTAAAAATATTAGAAAAACAATTTGACAATAACAAAGAACTGTCCCCCAGAAACTGGTTTTATTATGCAAGAGAACTTTATTATCATGGCAAATATGATAAAGCCATTATTTATTATGAAAAATTTTTGAATACAGAAGGAGAATACCTTTCAAACTATATAGATTCTTGCATTGATTTATCTAAAATATATACAGCTAAAAATATGCCAAAAAAAAGTTTTAAAACCTTACTAAGGAGTTTAGAATATGATTTACCTAGAGCAGAAATATGTTGTTATATAGGTTACTATTATAAAAAAAATAATCAATATAATAAAGCAATTTTTTATTTTGATTTAGCTACTAGATTAGTTAAACCAGAAAAGAGATGGGGATTTATCATACATGATTTCTGGGATTTCATACCTTATACAGAATTGAGTATCTGCAACTATAAACTTGGAAATATAAAACAAGCAATTATTAATAATGATATAGCACTTAAGTATAAACCTAAACATACAGTATTACTCAACAACAAGAAATTTTTCAACCAAATTATTTCAAAAAAAAACTACGCTAATGTATCGATCCAATCTTGA
- a CDS encoding clostripain-related cysteine peptidase: protein MDNKYISEYKEWTVLIYAAGNNNLQEFIYNQFESILTTTKTENVNVIVQISEGHSPKGVNFNECKRYVIDNNKAILLKDLGKISMAQPEELKKFVVWGSNRFPSRHIAVIMSGHSAGFVGLMKDCSGEQTSFMGIKGFAKTLYLARRSIKRYIDVLVMDTCFMDTVEIWYDIIINSRNAVKYVILPQDNAPKEGLSYNEIINSLNKTKNGFISYNSMKRIINDEMKKNNIFCVFLASEYFSKLKEIIDLFSQLLLMKDKNINNDIQALDFIPLIDLCNNDILMDSDINKCNKVIKYILDKIILEPDSNIIERERRGLKIYFPHNYDVYSKFKGMYNSMKFSHNNMWTQVIDDKYMGK from the coding sequence TTGGATAATAAATATATATCTGAATATAAAGAATGGACCGTACTAATATATGCTGCAGGCAATAATAATTTACAGGAATTTATCTATAATCAATTTGAATCAATATTGACTACTACTAAAACTGAGAATGTCAATGTGATTGTTCAAATTTCTGAAGGACACTCTCCAAAAGGTGTGAATTTTAATGAATGCAAACGATATGTTATTGATAATAATAAAGCCATTTTATTGAAGGATCTAGGAAAAATTAGTATGGCTCAACCAGAAGAACTAAAAAAATTTGTTGTTTGGGGTAGCAATAGGTTTCCATCTAGACATATTGCGGTTATTATGTCAGGTCATAGTGCTGGTTTCGTAGGATTAATGAAAGATTGTTCAGGTGAACAGACTTCTTTTATGGGTATCAAAGGATTCGCAAAAACACTATATTTAGCAAGAAGAAGTATAAAAAGGTATATTGATGTTTTAGTGATGGATACATGTTTTATGGATACTGTTGAAATATGGTATGACATTATAATAAATAGTAGAAATGCTGTAAAGTATGTAATCCTTCCACAGGATAATGCTCCAAAAGAAGGATTGAGCTATAACGAAATAATTAATTCATTAAATAAAACTAAGAATGGATTTATATCCTATAACTCAATGAAAAGAATAATAAATGATGAGATGAAAAAAAATAATATATTTTGTGTATTTCTAGCAAGTGAATATTTCAGTAAGTTAAAGGAGATTATAGACCTTTTTTCACAATTATTATTAATGAAGGACAAAAATATAAATAATGACATTCAAGCATTAGATTTTATTCCATTAATAGATTTATGTAATAATGATATTTTAATGGATTCAGATATAAATAAATGCAATAAAGTTATTAAATATATTCTAGACAAAATTATTTTAGAACCTGATTCTAATATCATTGAAAGAGAAAGAAGAGGGTTAAAGATATATTTTCCACATAACTATGATGTTTATTCTAAGTTTAAAGGAATGTATAATTCAATGAAATTTAGTCATAACAATATGTGGACACAAGTAATAGATGATAAATATATGGGTAAGTAG
- a CDS encoding DUF11 domain-containing protein: MAFDPNLFIVDVTPNPTNIVIGREGRVIITASNNNPSDWGYNYTLQMTIPDGVSFVNSDIPVTSQVTNIDNTITLTWLNIKDLAPNETDYEFTVILLADENYRETGLPVPFNTILTPVAVEATVDTKPRGDGEPGNIQYTKSDSTSVKSLQYSVTKIAPEKIPKGAGIPLGDSPQWPFEYEFVIENNTRIVSSVSILDILDNGIRFIGPITAVGPDSIQLLPPNPIVINPTPGGQDNVTIEWTNVDLSANSINIVKFDAAIWNNYTVGGIENSGGRIPHQTPMNNMVTLTGTSGPASSEVSTLAMDITINKSQSPINLLIGTIIDYTIVYRVNQYDNVDDVLVADIIGDGQTFQSATPTPTSVSPKDPLTGETTVTWDFGTLVVSSSGTITFSTVVDTNYFATSELVLAGDTLTNIVDINGENANFGTQTPDSSESFGVIQLPSIDKELLNYYYKDGTLKPSTINAMAPGDFVEFQITYNASANPPQADVIIDDFFPLVIDASSITSIVYNPFNPISGPLPTGTEGVEWIIDNSVPGMTIWTVIFRVQMKNIEFIGSENNLAKLKLMNSDNMVFSGRDQVLVNFGEPNIILDKNVAGPSPNAILPGQTYTYSIIISNPQNIDGTIVDAFDVSLSDIIPDLLTYVPLSLSAIASGGTPIFNVPVFTSPDQINMEIIQLKPDDEITLTYEVTVDAGIGPGISLTNDAETTSPYSQPFDPVGTNYQYPNLERSDSETLVSADTVVEKTVDNNVTVIGDTVNYTITWTVPEGLQAYNVRITDILPVGQSYDNDPSPVPPESIVGQTITWPTIPVVDATTGAITLIYSFRASIDSSTFIAPDYTEVQTNSGSVNWNSTPTGFPMMETDLQNVRVENPHISIEKGERNISRGEINYVTSTNAVGGEIVEFRISIVNDGSADAYNIEITDKQGGLSTGLIFIPSSIVAPSGTTAMYQLLTNQVVWNIPYLAEGDSLELLFRVRIAKGLTPGTIINNDGTVDSYSNINMMFIYPSETSNQVEIIIESGIRGDLLEALLCLDDIMIQEYKDVD; this comes from the coding sequence ATGGCATTTGATCCAAATTTATTTATTGTTGATGTTACACCTAATCCTACTAATATAGTAATAGGTAGAGAAGGAAGGGTGATAATTACTGCATCGAATAATAATCCAAGTGATTGGGGGTATAATTATACCTTACAAATGACGATACCAGATGGTGTATCTTTCGTAAATTCGGATATTCCAGTAACTTCTCAAGTAACAAATATTGACAATACTATAACTCTTACTTGGCTAAATATTAAAGATTTAGCACCAAATGAAACAGATTATGAATTTACGGTTATATTACTAGCTGATGAAAACTATAGGGAAACAGGTTTGCCTGTTCCGTTTAATACAATATTGACACCAGTTGCTGTGGAAGCAACAGTAGATACAAAGCCTAGAGGCGATGGGGAACCAGGTAATATACAATATACTAAAAGTGATTCTACAAGTGTAAAATCTTTACAATACTCAGTTACTAAAATTGCACCTGAAAAAATACCCAAAGGAGCCGGAATTCCTCTAGGAGATAGTCCACAATGGCCATTTGAATACGAATTTGTAATTGAAAATAATACTAGAATCGTATCTTCAGTAAGTATACTAGATATTTTAGATAATGGGATTCGTTTTATTGGACCAATTACTGCTGTAGGACCTGATTCTATTCAACTCCTACCACCGAATCCTATAGTAATTAATCCCACTCCTGGGGGACAAGACAATGTGACAATTGAATGGACTAATGTTGATTTGAGTGCTAATTCAATAAATATTGTAAAATTTGATGCAGCTATATGGAATAATTATACTGTTGGAGGCATTGAAAATTCAGGAGGTAGAATTCCACACCAAACTCCTATGAACAATATGGTAACATTAACTGGTACTTCAGGACCTGCTTCAAGTGAAGTTTCTACATTAGCGATGGACATAACAATTAATAAGAGTCAAAGTCCTATTAATTTGCTGATAGGAACAATTATTGATTATACTATTGTTTATCGGGTTAACCAATATGATAATGTTGATGATGTATTAGTTGCAGATATAATTGGTGATGGGCAGACATTTCAGTCAGCAACACCAACACCTACATCTGTTTCACCAAAAGATCCTTTAACTGGCGAAACCACTGTTACTTGGGATTTTGGAACACTTGTAGTTTCTTCATCTGGGACAATAACATTTTCTACTGTTGTTGATACCAATTATTTTGCGACATCAGAGCTTGTTTTGGCAGGAGATACTCTAACCAATATAGTAGATATCAATGGAGAGAATGCTAATTTTGGTACTCAAACTCCGGACAGTTCAGAGAGTTTTGGAGTAATTCAGCTGCCTTCGATAGACAAAGAATTATTGAATTACTATTATAAAGATGGAACGTTGAAACCTTCTACTATAAATGCAATGGCGCCTGGTGATTTTGTTGAATTTCAGATAACATATAATGCATCAGCAAATCCGCCACAGGCAGATGTAATAATTGATGATTTTTTCCCATTAGTTATAGATGCGTCATCAATTACTTCAATTGTATATAATCCTTTTAATCCAATTTCAGGACCATTACCTACTGGAACTGAAGGAGTAGAGTGGATAATAGACAATAGTGTTCCAGGAATGACTATATGGACTGTTATATTTAGGGTACAGATGAAAAATATTGAGTTCATAGGTTCTGAAAACAATTTAGCTAAGCTGAAATTAATGAATTCGGATAATATGGTATTTAGTGGTCGTGATCAAGTATTAGTAAACTTTGGTGAACCTAATATAATCTTAGATAAAAATGTTGCTGGACCTTCTCCTAATGCTATATTACCAGGTCAAACATACACTTATTCAATTATTATTAGTAATCCTCAAAATATAGATGGAACAATTGTAGATGCCTTTGATGTAAGCCTTTCAGATATAATTCCAGATTTACTAACTTATGTTCCACTAAGTTTATCAGCGATTGCATCAGGAGGTACACCTATTTTTAACGTACCTGTATTTACTTCTCCAGATCAAATAAATATGGAAATAATACAATTAAAACCTGATGATGAGATTACATTAACCTATGAAGTGACCGTAGATGCAGGGATTGGTCCGGGTATTAGTCTAACAAATGATGCTGAAACTACTTCTCCGTATTCACAACCATTTGACCCTGTTGGTACTAATTATCAATATCCTAATTTAGAGCGTTCAGATAGTGAAACATTAGTTAGTGCTGATACAGTGGTTGAAAAAACTGTTGATAATAATGTAACAGTAATTGGTGACACAGTTAATTATACAATTACTTGGACTGTTCCAGAGGGGTTACAAGCTTACAATGTTAGGATTACAGATATTTTGCCCGTTGGTCAATCATATGATAATGATCCTTCTCCTGTACCACCAGAATCTATTGTAGGTCAAACTATTACGTGGCCAACAATACCTGTTGTAGATGCTACTACTGGAGCCATAACATTAATATATTCTTTCAGAGCATCAATTGATAGTTCAACTTTTATAGCTCCTGACTATACAGAAGTTCAGACTAATAGCGGTAGTGTAAACTGGAATTCAACACCTACAGGATTTCCAATGATGGAAACAGATTTACAAAATGTTAGAGTTGAGAATCCTCATATTAGTATTGAAAAGGGAGAAAGGAATATATCTAGAGGTGAAATTAATTATGTTACATCAACAAATGCAGTTGGTGGAGAAATAGTTGAGTTTAGAATAAGTATAGTCAATGATGGATCAGCAGATGCGTATAATATTGAAATTACCGATAAACAGGGTGGTCTAAGTACTGGATTGATATTTATTCCATCAAGTATAGTTGCACCATCAGGAACAACAGCTATGTATCAGTTATTAACTAATCAGGTTGTTTGGAATATACCATACTTGGCAGAGGGTGATTCATTAGAGTTGCTATTCAGAGTACGTATTGCAAAAGGATTGACTCCAGGAACTATTATAAATAATGATGGAACAGTAGATTCATATTCAAATATTAATATGATGTTCATATATCCATCTGAGACTTCTAATCAAGTAGAAATTATTATAGAATCAGGTATTAGAGGAGATTTATTAGAGGCGTTATTGTGCTTAGATGATATTATGATACAAGAATATAAAGATGTAGATTGA
- a CDS encoding HD domain-containing protein, with product MKVLRNSRHKSLVDLGNVSEYKECVSEILKHPNVKLMETFIQHSDVTTLNHCLNVSYKSFIICKRLHLDCRAGARGGLLHDFYLYDWHETKPKEGKHGFVHPRIALANANRHFKLNKREQDIIAKHMFPLTLKLPRYAESWVVTLVDKWIAIKEIIM from the coding sequence ATGAAGGTGTTGAGAAATTCAAGACACAAATCGTTAGTAGATTTAGGTAATGTAAGTGAATATAAAGAGTGTGTTTCGGAGATTTTGAAGCATCCAAATGTAAAATTAATGGAAACATTTATACAACACTCAGATGTTACTACATTGAATCATTGTTTAAATGTTTCCTATAAGAGTTTTATTATATGCAAACGTCTACATCTTGACTGTCGTGCTGGTGCTAGGGGAGGACTATTACATGATTTTTATCTCTATGATTGGCATGAAACAAAACCAAAAGAAGGCAAGCATGGGTTTGTCCATCCAAGAATTGCCCTTGCAAATGCTAATAGACATTTTAAATTAAACAAACGTGAACAGGATATCATCGCCAAGCATATGTTTCCTCTCACATTAAAATTACCAAGATATGCAGAATCCTGGGTAGTTACATTAGTTGATAAATGGATTGCTATTAAAGAAATAATAATGTAA